In a genomic window of Amyelois transitella isolate CPQ chromosome 29, ilAmyTran1.1, whole genome shotgun sequence:
- the LOC132903754 gene encoding protein GVQW3-like, which produces MDKNIEQRVCLKFCIANGISCSESLKMLQKAYGESTLSKTRAYEWYKAFKSGRDVMEDLPRSGRPSTSATEVNIAKVKEIVTENPHSTLREIATELSVSHESIRTILTNNLGMKHVAARLVPKDLNFFQKLNRMRVAEDMLERVNSDPTFMKRIVTGDETWVYEFDMQTSQQASEWRLPTEPKPKKPRQSRSKVKVMLTVFFDYRGVVHSEFLPEEGAYFEGDKINLDE; this is translated from the exons atggataaaaacatcgaacaaagagtttgtcttaaattttgcattgccaatggaatatcgtgttcggagtcactgaaaatgttacagaaggcttacggtgaatcgactttatcaaaaactcgtgcttatgagtggtacaaagcgttcaaaagcggtcgagatgtgatggaagatttgcctcgctctggtaggccatcaacgtctgcaactgaagttaacatcgcaaaagtgaaggaaatagtgactgaaaatcctcattcaactttgagagagatagccaccgaactttctgtatctcacgagtcgatccgtaccattttaactaataatttgggtatgaaacatgttgccgctcggctagtcccaaaagacctgaatttttttcaaaaactcaatcgcatgagagtcgctgaggacatgctagaacgagtcaattccgacccaacattcatgaaacgcattgttactggtgacgagacgtgggtttacgagtttgacatgcaaactagtcaacaagcttcggagtggcgccttccaactgaaccgaaaccgaaaaaaccacgccaaagtcgttcaaaagtcaaagtcatgttgactgttttctttgactatcgcggtgttgtgcactcggaattcttgccggaag aaggagcatattttgaaggtgataaaataaatttggatgaataa
- the LOC106129469 gene encoding uncharacterized protein LOC106129469: protein MMHKQLHHDSPHFTATTKCTTRILDKTNTVPQLSPANCLESRDKKSFPLLGRTSSATKLFANLKARITRTKSRQLFSHPEEPPNIDEINDLSATSECTSKGLQGLNLDAPSKTSAVTTLDSPSPPPQHETYGCHLCAFETDRITVLDRHLLNDHKIGLDNLLKLVLSKTKEGLSEEHNSDILYGIKQPYYKPQNERIEEGEFVIETVTPKIKVLKHAATNTDIKWTDIPDLKDNCKIITKELDKLMKYPIEMTDKTAFLHKMETLNKCMCKFVDSSNTLKRALKKECDAKSRQGHDEPVFELGLGDQDSPRNWERAHSESLSRSRHKHSGRPGISSCSRSEKAKMSAESFYF from the exons ATGATGCACAAGCAGCTTCACCACGACTCGCCCCACTTCACTGCCACCACCAAATGCACCACCAGAATCTTG gATAAAACTAACACAGTGCCCCAACTGTCACCGGCAAACTGTTTGGAGAGCAGAGACAAGAAGAGTTTTCCAT TGCTAGGACGAACGTCTTCGGCAACAAAACTGTTTGCTAATCTGAAAGCGCGAATCACCAGAACCAAGAGTCGCCAACTGTTCTCCCACCCTGAAGAGCCGCCGAATATCGACGAGATTAAT GATCTATCAGCAACCAGCGAATGCACCTCCAAAGGGTTGCAAGGTCTGAACTTGGACGCTCCATCGAAGACCAGCGCCGTCACCACCTTGGACTCGCCCTCGCCGCCGCCGCAGCATGAGACGTACGGCTGTCATCTGTGTGCGTTTGAGACTGACAG AATAACAGTTCTGGACAGACATCTTCTTAATGACCACAAAATCGGTCTGGACAACCTTCTGAAACTGGTCTTGTCCAAAACCAAAGAAGGACTTTCTGAAGAGCACAATAGCGATATTCTTTACGGCATAAAACAACCGTACTACAAACCTCAGAATGAAAGGATAGAAGAAGGAGAATTCGTTATAGAAACAGTAACGCccaaaataaaagtactaaAACACGCAGCAACAAATACCGACATCAAATGGACAGATATACCAGATTTAAAGGACAATTGTAAGATTATCACAAAAGAATTGGACAAACTGATGAAATATCCGATTGAAATGACAGATAAGACGgcgtttttacataaaatggAGACGCTGAACAAATGTATGTGCAAGTTTGTGGATTCATCGAATACTTTGAAGAGGGCGTTGAAAAAGGAGTGCGATGCAAAGAGTAGGCAGGGTCACGATGAGCCTGTTTTCGAATTGGGATTAGGGGA CCAAGATAGTCCCCGTAACTGGGAGAGAGCCCACAGCGAGAGTCTGAGCAGGAGCAGGCACAAACATTCAGGAAGACCGGGAATAAGCAG TTGTTCCAGGAGTGAAAAAGCGAAAATGTCAGCAGAAAGTTTCTATTTTTga
- the LOC106129470 gene encoding uncharacterized protein LOC106129470: MENKKSRDVANKFICSICLNGKCRNNDDKHIENKKRKSKSCHACKVNKHCNNNEINNAAGDIDPDMTTKDVQTSQVDVTQGLNLLNEVLNVFQKNKETKDITSKTSLFKDAGTSTEANKSLKTRLTISRTINYCIGEFDKIDRNNNFSIIDYHQPDVIRISNNSVDLIRHKSSSIPQMKLEELKYSMKAKTKSKDAIEEVNRMFATVKRREQSLDCTNRPLTRNGPRILPVVKTEVSSDNDKKIEIDNSCKCCQTHCHLSSGDSASQCCRKIEETYEHTVCCHYKKHRNKRKEIVVCECCKNVKNHYEVDNKND, translated from the coding sequence ATGGAGAATAAAAAATCAAGAGATGTTGCGAATAAGTTCATTTGCTCAATCTGTTTGAATGGAAAATGTAGAAATAATGACGATAAACacatagaaaacaaaaaaagaaaaagtaagtcATGTCATGCATGCAAAGTTAACAaacattgtaataataatgaaatcaaTAATGCCGCTGGAGATATTGATCCTGATATGACTACAAAAGATGTACAAACGTCCCAAGTAGATGTTACACAAGGTTTGAATCTACTTAATGAGGTACTCAATGTTTTTCAAAAGAATAAAGAGACAAAAGATATCACTAGTAAAACTTCTCTATTCAAAGATGCTGGCACTTCTACAGAAGCTAATAAATCCCTGAAAACAAGACTAACTATAAGTAGGACAATAAACTACTGCATCGgagaatttgataaaatagatagaaataataatttctcgATTATAGATTATCATCAACCCGATGTCATCAGAATTAGCAACAATTCAGTTGATTTAATACGACATAAATCTTCTTCGATACCTCAAATGAAATTGGAAGAGCTGAAGTACTCTATGAAAGCGAAAACCAAATCTAAAGATGCTATAGAAGAAGTAAACAGAATGTTTGCAACGGTAAAAAGAAGAGAACAGAGTTTAGATTGTACAAATAGACCTCTAACTCGGAATGGCCCTAGAATCTTGCCTGTAGTAAAAACTGAAGTTTCAagtgataatgataaaaaaattgaaattgacaATAGCTGTAAATGTTGCCAGACCCATTGCCACTTATCCAGTGGAGACTCTGCAAGTCAGTGTTGCCGTAAAATCGAAGAGACATATGAACATACAGTGTGCTGTCATTACAAGAAGCATCGCAACAAAAGAAAAGAGATTGTGGTTTGCGAGTGTtgcaaaaatgttaaaaatcattatgaggttgataataaaaatgattag